Genomic DNA from Salvia miltiorrhiza cultivar Shanhuang (shh) chromosome 1, IMPLAD_Smil_shh, whole genome shotgun sequence:
caatccttgaagagcTGGTGACACGTTTGCAGCAGGTAAATGACGAGATGGTTGCGGGTGAATGTTAAGTCTCTGATTTTGCACTTCCAAAATGTAAGGATGAATGaggcttcttgctgcttttatagaccttcatgtcgtggtCAGTTTCCTCTACTTTCCACTTCCAGAAGCTTCCAATAACCGCTGCAATCCACCTCCGAAAACTGCTAGTCgaccagtctggaatgttggttgaaagaTCATGGCTCCTTAAAAGTAGGAACTAACACCCCACTACTTTGGATCATGAAAAACCGCCTTTCCATTTATtgaaaacgtggtcaacaagcttgaaacctttattccacaaccaaagaataaaaaagtgtgaaaggaaggtaaagattaaatatatacaattaccaatggagagtcaaagtatggagtcaaggcagactccggaaTGTTGGTTGCAACCCAGAtatgttgacaccatgaatgttatcaacattccacccaacattgaaaacacgtatgttatcaacattggtcccaacattgtcggagtcaacattgactctaacagttaattatttctatttaatcattattaaaaaagacttatttttttataatttaattttatataatctgtaatttaatttattttaatattatttgtaattttatttttatcctaCCTAAATTTCGAACAAACATGTTGCATTGAAAAAGCAATTTCAGAATTGGAAAAGTGCAAGCTGGAACCACaatgaaaaacacaaaaaaaaaatggcgcCACAATGAAAAAGTGCAAATTTCTATCCAATTTTGCATTGAAATTTTAAACAACATTCAAATTTCCCACCGTTTTAAGAATATTCAGAACTTAAACCCTTTATAAATAGGGCAGAAACCACATTTTACACACAACAACTCCTACAAAACAGAAAAAACTTCAACATGGCTAGAAGGAAGGATCTCTCGGCCTTTGAAAGAGCTGCCATAATCCAGTTTCTTCTTGAAGGAAGCCACAATGGAAAACAAGCTAGAGGCAAGATCAATGCTGCAGTTCAAAAGTGGAGTTGTTGCCGACGAACGATTAGTCGTATTTGGGCAGCTGCAAATAAACAAAGAGCAAGTGGTGAGGTAATAAGTTCATTGAGTAAAAAAAAGCTTAGGCCAAGGAGAAAACTGGTTCATCTTGATTTAAATTTGGTTGCTAGCTTAGAATTGTCAAAGAGATCTACCATAAGAAGGCTTGCATGTGGGATTAAATGCAGTAAAAGCACAGTGGGTAGGTGGATTAAATTGGGACTGATCAGACCTCATTCTAGTGCAATAAAACCTGATCTTACTGCTCCAAACAAGTTGCTTAGGCTACGGTTTTCcttagaagctctagaatatgaCAGGATTCTTAGGAGTTTAACTTTCTTTCACattgatgagaaatggttctACATCACAAAAAGTAATCAGCGGTTCTATTTGACTCCTGATGAGATAGACCCTCATAGGACATGCAAGAACAAGAAGTTCATCACCAAGGTGATGTTCATGTGTGCTGTATGTAGGCCAGTGTTTGGGGCTAATGGTGAATGCTTGTTTGAtggaaaaattagaatttttccATTCACTGAACTTGTTCCAGCCAAAAGAAACAGTAAGAACAGGGCATGGTACTATGGAGTGGAAACCAATTCAAAGCATCACCAAACAAGTAGTGAAAGATTGCCTAATATACCAGGTATATAGGGTGAATGAGATATGCCCTAAATGTAACAATAGCATGTTCCAAGTTCAACTGATTTCTGTGTATGATTAGTTGTATTGAATGATTCAATATGCTGTGTATGTATGGCAGTGGCTACTTAAGATGTATGACAGTGGGTACTTAAGAATAAATGCAGTGGCAGTGTGTATGTATGGCAttgtgtatgtatgtatggcagtgtgtatgtatgtatggcaGTGGCTATTTAAGAATAAATGCTGAGTttgtttctttgatttttttttaaaatcagatCATCCCTGCTATTAAAGCAAAGTGGCCAGCAAATGCAAGCAAAACCATATATATACAGCAGGATAATGCTAGGCCTCACATTTAAGACTCAGACCCAGATTTCAGGGCAGTAGCTTCAGCTGATGGCTTTGATATTCACTTGGTGCATCAACCACCAAACTCCCCAGATACAAACATCAATGATCTGGGGTGGTTCAGGGCAATACAAAGCCTCCAAACTGAATCAATGTCTACAAATGTTGATGGTCTAGTGAATGCAGTCATCAAGTCATTCAATGAGTTAAGTCCTAGCACTTTGAATAAGGTGTTTATAAGTTTGCAAAGCTGTATGGTTGAAATCTTGAAGGTTAAGGGGAGGAATAGCTACAAGATCCCTCATCTAGGGAAGGATGCTTTAATTAGACAGGATATGCTTCCCTTGAATTTACAAGTTCCAAGTGAACTTGTTAGGGAGTGTTTATCCTACTTAATTGAGAATGGAGCATTGTCATATGGTGATACACTAATGAATGAGTTGGGAGTGCAAGCAGGATGCACAGATGAGGTTGAGATGATGGTTCATCAACTTCAAATTCAAGGAACAGAAGTTATGTGAAGAAGAAGGAGACATTTTGGTATTTTTTGTAAATGCATAAGCTTTTATTACTGCAATATGATGTAAATGCAGAGGCTTTAATGCAAAGCTGTGAATGTAAAGCTGTGAATTTTTGTAAATGATCAGACCTCATTATAAATGCAGGAAGGATATGCTTGTAAATGCAGAAACTTTTGTAAATGCAGAAACTTTTATAAATGCAGAAGCTTTGGTTTTTTTTGAACATGAATGAAAGGATATGCAGAGCTGTACTTAACCATGAATGCAGAGACTATGAATGCTGCACACAAAACCATCAAGACCAAAAAAAAACAGCCAACTAGAACCAAAAACACCACCAGCCAACCACAACCAAAACCAACACCACCATCAGTCAGCCAAACCAGAACCAACAACACCATAAACATCAACCAACAACTCAAAAAAACCCATTAATGCTAGAACAACGGAAACCAAACCATAAGAACAGGGGAACATGGAAGAATTAGGTTTTTTGCATCTcataaattcttttttaaatcATAGCAGAACCATGTACACCGAGACATAAAAAATGAACATCAATAATCATTTCAGACCACCTTTAAACACATACCACAATTTACTAACACTGCAAACCCCACATGCAATTGCCTAAACCAAACCATAAGCACAACAGATCGCCCAAGAGCCTACACCAAAATAAAGAGTAGGCTAGATCTCACCAGAAAAAAATTAGGCAGCATGGATTTCAGCATCAACAACATGCTGTCGTTCATATCCCTATGTTGCCAGTTTTCCTCACACATAAAAAATGAATCTGGGTAAGAACTAGGGTTTGAATCACAAATCGGTTCTTCACCGGAGGAAGAACTAGGGATAGACAAAGTGAGTGTACCTTCTTGGACTAAAGCCCGGCGACGCCAATCTTTGCATCCATCTTCAATCACCAACAATTGAATCCAATTCTCCAGCTCAGCTATCCATTTGAAATCATACTTGTCTCCGTAGGATTTCGACATTGAATCGGTGGAATCCCTCAGAAAGTGAATAATTTTGTGTTATTCGACGAAAGgcgtaagagagagagagagagatagctTCAGATCTTTTGTAAATCTACATCATAGGGATCGGGACATTATCGGCGATGGAGAAGGATTAGGAGGTGAGAGATGAATGCAGAGAGGCGGCGGCTTACACCCAAGAAAGGCGGCAAACGGCGAACTAGGAATTTCAGACGGCGGAGTGATGCGAAATGAGAGATGAAGCttcgcgagagagagagagagatagaataGATTAGGGTTTCTCGGTGTGGCGGAATCGAGAGCCAAAATTAAAGAGGAAATGAAATGGGCTCCCCAAATCCGAGTCCAATTAGTTAATCATTAGGCATTTTAATTAGCATTAAGTAAgcccttattatttcctaaaaaggaaacgggacattatcggtgggacaacccaaaaaggaatacgagacatgaatagcgggacggagggagtattttttaacaaaaaaatttattgcaaaaactcaattttttttgtagtgataatatatataaaatatattttaaataaaaaaactaaaacgtATTGTTTGACATATCGTATCATGTTTTTTGGAAAAATGATGTATTTACGTCCCCGTATCGTTTCCGTATTACGTATTCGTCCCCATGCTTCATAGAATTATTCTATTATTCAACTAATATTTATCGTTATTTTCAAGCCTCGGCGGGTATCCGACGGGTAGTGAGCGGCAGGTATCTGATGGATAGCGACGGGTATCCGCAGTGGCGGAGCCATGAATTAATTTGGGATGGGGCTGAACTTACACGGGGGTTCGGGAGCGGCAGCCCcagagaaattttttttggacattccgtatatttaaggcattattttattaaaagacaagcataatagtaataataaagaacaacattttcataaattatataatttaaatatataacaaattagtttcaatacattacaaattttttgggacattctgtatttttaagcattttttattaaaagacgagcataatagtaattataaagaacaacattttcatatactatatagtttcaatatattacaaattaatttcaatacattacaatttttttttattatttcgtacattttaggcattttttattaatagacaagcataataacaataataacgaacaacattttcataaattatatattttcaataaattacaagctaaaatcaataataataaaagacaagcataataataatagcaaacaatttttttttgggcattccatccattttaggcattttctattaaaagacaagcataatagtgataataatgtataatatttttatagattatatagttttaaatagcACAATTATcgttaaattaattataaatggaagaatataacaagCTAGTCAACTTTagtaaaacaaatttcttttataatatatatatatatatatattaaaaaaaaactcaaaatttgggagggagctttagccccccctagcccccccttGGCTACGCCCCTGGGTATCCGCGGGTCGCGAGTAAGGATGGCAAATAGTAGTGTACAAGAAGTtgaatttttttctaaaatttgctGCAATTTCgtggtgatttatttgttggTGGTTTATTGTATTTGTTGGGTGGTTTATTGCAAGATGTCGACGCCGAGAAGCAGCTGCGCCCTTACCTCTCAAGCCTCGGCGGGTATCCGATGAGTAGTGGGTGGCCGATACCCGACGGGTGACGGGTATCCGCGGATCGCGGGTATGGGTAACAAATAGTAGTGGGTGGCAAATAATTTTTTCGAATATACGTTTCGCTAAGTCATGTTAACGATGAAAGtcctctttaatttattttttcattttagtttgatgTGTAACATAgatgactcaacctaaacactactctagattgactcgcaatagtacgagatctattgtaacgtgtaagttAACCctaagtcgtctcacaaggaaagtctttaagggcttctagtagtatcgtaggaaaaagtaataaaagaaagcaataaaaagtttgattattaaactaaaacttagaattaaaaactgaattaaaaaccGAATTTTAGAATTACTAGGCgaaataaattattaaccctaggcaagattaaaacaacttaaattaaatctaactttaagaaaattaaatacttgtgaattaaaaaaaaaccaactaatctaggcgtgaaactaaagtgcataatctaaattgcataattaaaaataaagcataaacatgaatgaaaaacataaacatgattaaacaaaataaataaaattgaattacGAAATACCAAAACGTCATGAGGATGGAATCTGTCACGTGATTACACCTTCGACAAAAACTAAAGAACGAATTTAAAAAGAAACTAGAACTAAAACTCGAAATCTTGGAGAattatgaaagcaataaaattcctaAGTCTCGGATGCCACAGATCTCCAAGATGGcatctaaaactagggcaaaaggttggtttttacaataaaaactaaaccctatttatagacctcaaattttcctagatcaccatggaagttgccttacaaagtagaactctaaaggcaataaaatcatgcaagataaggcaactctccagctggatgcgcgctctggaaaacactcctactcttgccgaattcgcagctctgcCGCGGCAAGGCAGAGATAAAAGTCAGCTCTgaaaaagtgcagagctgaaaagtcagctctgcaaacATTGACTCCGTCGAACTTTAGCTCTGCGCTGTCAAATTACTTTGGCGAtcgtggcagagctgaaagtcagctctggcggtcatggcagagctggaagtcagctctggaaaattagctctggcgagagtaactctgctctggaaggcgAACTCTGGTGTTTATgctcgggaaaggtagtcagagctggaagtcagttCTGGCGAGtagggcagagctgaaaagtcagctctggcgagatgggcagagctgaaaagtcagctctggcgagatgacTCTGATGAAGTACAGAGCTGaaaggtcagctctggcatagTTAACTCTGCTCTTCCGGGTTTACTCTGTTCCGTAaattagctctgctctgtaacacttgttctgctctggagatgtcagctctggaaattccGGCTCTGCTCGGGAGATGTCGGCTTTGCTCTGCTACAGAGCTATCTtcacagctctgctctgctctgcagcgcaGGCTTccagctctggcgcgggccttcagctctggctagctctggcgacagagctatgatCGCAGCTCAgttctggcgacagagctatgctaaaaacgccattcttagcccaaaaatctccgaaattgcattcttccatctataaaacctaaatctcctgcaaagcataaaacaacacataaaacgcaccaatttctagaagattatcttaagattaagctcatgcaaaccccaaaatttagcacaattaagcataaatcagtagACCTATATCATattaacatattttttaataaagggttaagtaccaaatcccccccaacgttggggcccctatcgcgtataggaccctatagtcagggtaagcgctgtttactacctcaacgtggctaaacctaagcaaattcCCCCACCCCCGCGTTTTAATGGCGCTTAACACCGTTAGTCAGGGGTTCAATTTCTCCAAAAATTGGGGTTTGATTCCCAACCTCCGCTGCTGCTTCCCCCGCCACCGCCAGCCATGCCTTCCCCGACCACCATCACAGATCCACCGCCTTTCCTCCACCGCTCTCCACCGCGTCTTCTCCAGCTCTAGCTCCATCCGCTAccctcccccaccaccacacctcttcctccaccgcctttcCCGACCACCATCACAGATCCACCGCCTTTCCTCCACCGCGTCTTCTCCAGCTCCAGCTCCCTCCGCTACCCTCCCCCACCACCATacctcttcctccaccgcctttcCCGACCACCATCACATATCCACCGCCTTTCCTCTACCTCCCACCACCACGTCTTCTCCAGCTCCAACTCCCTCCGCTAccctcccccaccaccacacttcttcctccaccgcctttccccaccaccatcacagatccgccgccttcCTCGACGCCCTCTGTCGCCTACCCCAGCAATCCCTTCTCCTCCTCCACCACCCTCCCCCACCAGACTATGCGCCTCCGCCGCACCAACTAAAGCTCCAAAAAATTGGGGTTTGATTCTCAATTTCTCGACCTCCCTCTGAATTGGGGTTCGATTTCTTAtgttgtggtggtggtggcggttgGAAAGATGAGGGAGGATGTTTGGTAATGGCTACTGGGAAGATTGGGGGAGGATCTacggtgaagagagagagggggacaCCGGGAGGTTTGGGAAAGGGATGTCTGGTGGCGGTGAAAGGTAGGTGTCGTAGAGCCACTGGCAGATGGAGACGTTGGCGGAGCCGAAAGAGGCCGCAGAGAGGGAGGAGTAGGCGGCGGAGGAGATGAGAAGGGAGCAGGCGGGGCGGTGTGTGTCGacgagggagggagggaggagGGGCCCACtttaattagaaataaaaaaaaattaaaaaactaacggtgttaagcaccgttaaaacgcggggggggggatttgcttaggtttagccacgttgaggtagtaaacagc
This window encodes:
- the LOC131001095 gene encoding uncharacterized protein LOC131001095, which encodes MARRKDLSAFERAAIIQFLLEGSHNGKQARGKINAAVQKWSCCRRTISRIWAAANKQRASGEVISSLSKKKLRPRRKLVHLDLNLVASLELSKRSTIRRLACGIKCSKSTVGRWIKLGLIRPHSSAIKPDLTAPNKLLRLRFSLEALEYDRILRSLTFFHIDEKWFYITKSNQRFYLTPDEIDPHRTCKNKKFITKVMFMCAPKETVRTGHGTMEWKPIQSITKQVVKDCLIYQWLLKMYDSGYLRINAVAVCMYGIVAVASADGFDIHLVHQPPNSPDTNINDLGWFRAIQSLQTESMSTNVDGLVNAVIKSFNELSPSTLNKVFISLQSCMVEILKVKGRNSYKIPHLGKDALIRQDMLPLNLQVPSELVRECLSYLIENGALSYGDTLMNELGVQAGCTDEVEMMVHQLQIQGTEVM